From the Malus domestica chromosome 17, GDT2T_hap1 genome, one window contains:
- the LOC139193408 gene encoding secreted RxLR effector protein 161-like — protein sequence MYGVDNKETFAFVAKMSTVQVLLSVAVNQGSLGKLVVIIYVDDLIITGDNMDEIVSFKRKYVLDLLQEVGMLDCKPIITPLDCKLKLDTAGELLTHFMHAPTVTHLHVVKKILRYLKGSIRRGILMRNNGSTQIQGYTDADWAGNALDRKSTTGYCTFLVGNLVTWKSKKQNVIARSSAKAEYRAMASTACELIWLKSLLFDLGFPSNATMPLMCDNQAAMHIASYPVFHKHTKHIEVDCHYVRA from the exons ATGTATGGGGTGGACAACAAGGAAACGTTTGCGTTTGTGGCCAAGATGAGTACAGTTCAGGTTCTTCTTTCTGTGGCAGTCAACCAAG GTTCATTGGGTAAATTGGTGGTGATAATTTACGTCGATGATCTTATCATAACTGGCGACAATATGGACGAGATTGTGTCCTTCAAACG AAAGTACGTGTTGGATCTTCTTCAAGAGGTCGGCATGCTTGATTGTAAACCAATCATTACTCCCTTGGATTGCAAGCTCAAGTTGGACACGGCTGGGGAACTTCTCACTCAC TTTATGCATGCTCCCACTGTTACACATCTTCATGTTGTTAAGAAGATATTACGGTATCTCAAAGGGTCCATTAGGCGTGGTATTCTCATGAGAAATAATGGTTCAACCCAAATAcaaggctatacagacgcagattggGCGGGCAATGCTCTCGATCGAAAGTCAACCACGGGTTATTGTACTTTCCTGGTTGGTAATTTGGTCACTtggaaaagcaaaaagcaaaatgTCATTGCTCGCTCTAGTGCTAAGGCAGAATATCGGGCAATGGCTTCCACTGCGTGTGAACTTATATGGCTCAAGAGTCTTCTTTTTGATTTGGGGTTCCCTAGCAATGCAACGATGCCCCTTATGTGCGACAACCAAGCTGCGATGCACATTGCATCCTATCCGGTCTTCCATAAACATACCAAGCATATTGAGGTGGATTGCCATTATGTGCGAGCTTAG